catttcagtcaccttttacgacatgcagggaatatgtgggaagtattctttctcccttatccccaaggatacactatgaaatatgaataataatttcTAACAAGAGATCTTCCAATGTATGTTCAAGTATGCTGGAACACATCTACAAATATCACCTTTTCTTTTCAAAAAGACCAACAAGGTATGAGCAAAATATGTCCTAATCATTGCCATCTAAAGTGAGAGGAAAACAGGGTATGAAACAGAGACATATATGTAGCTCTATGAGGATGAGAGGTCAtaggaaaagggggaagaggaaagaaagacgAGAATTCCAGAGCTTTCCTATCCGAGTGAAGAAGGAATTACCAGTACGGTCAATCTTAGTGTGACTTGCCTCCACACAGGTGTTATGGGAAGAATCTGCCAGATGTGAGTTACGGGTCCGAGCCTTACATTAATTAACTTCAAAGGACCTTTAACTTAAAGATTACCAGCACTGACAATTCTCAAAGCATATCTCTCTAATTACAGTACCATTTTCTTTCCCACACTATTCAAGTTCAGGATTTGTGCATGTCTCTTGTTAAGGGAAATCAGCTTCTGCCAACTTGGGATAGAAAGAAGTGTAGAGCATATGAGGGTGCAGTACAGAtaagggtgtaatgaagatgagaatacagcaaagatgagggtgtaatgaagTTAAGCATGtactgaagaagagggtatagtgaaccTAAGGGTAAACTGAGGGTGTAGTGAACCTAAGCGTAAGTTAAAGATGACTGTGTCATGATCCTAAAGGTAAAttgaagatgaaggtgtggtaAAAAGATATGATCCGAAGATGGATTTTGATCTGAGTGCAGTGATGAAATGTATAATGAACACAGGTATAGTGATTATAAGGAGTGCAGTGAAAATAAGGGTGTCATACATATAAGGCTGTAGCAGAGATGAGCGTACTGAAGATGGGGGTAGTAAAGATGAAGGGATAATGTAAATGGGGGGCAGTGAAGATAAAAGCATTGTGAAGTAGGGTATAGTAAAGATGAAGGtggcctttgaactgaccctCACAATGCTCCAAAATTATTCACATCAAGGTGGGCCTAACAAGATAATACATACAATTACTCAACAGATGCATCAAAAGCAGAAGCAAAAGTTCAAAGGACTACCTCTTAGCTCAAAATTCAGACCAAATGACAATCTTATGGCTATTTTCTGACTTTTTGGGCTAAAACTTCTAATTATGCAAACTTTTCAAAATTCTTCAAATCTTTGTAAGTCTGAACAAACTAGGGCTACATCTCACTAAATTTCACAAAAATGAATTCCTAAAAACAAAATTAGAGATATATGGCTGTGAATTCTGAGATATGAGTAAccaaaataaaggaaaacaggTTTCTCCTGCATCtcttaaggggagagagagagagagagagagagagagagagagagagagagagagagagagagagagagagatggggggggagaagagaagagagagaaaagaagagaagagagagaaaagagaagagaaagagagagagagagagagagagagagagagagagagagagagagagagagagagagagagagagagaggagaagagaagagagagagaggaagaggagagagagagagagagagagagagagagagagagagagagagagagagagagaagagaaagaagagaagagagagaaaaacaaatatatgaaaaagCCAGATCTGGTTATGGCTTCCACAGACTTAAAAGATTTATAACTTTTCACAGACAGATTTATGAGATACTAATccatatgggttgggccattctttcgtctgtttccttgcgctacatcactaacgtgggagacagcgacaaagtataattccATTTTTGAATGAAAAAATACTGAATAACCATGCTAATATTAATAATCTACAGCAGCAATTCTTCACCAGCCTTTCTTAAATCTAATATAAAGAAATATCACAAATGCATTATCTATCTCCAGAGGATTGCTCATGTTACAGAAAATGAGCTTTAATGATATAAAATATTGGTGTACCTGGAAAAGAGGATCCTGACTGGAGATGTGCGTTGGAAGTGAGGTGTAAGCTGGATTGGTTGGAAAAGGGGGTCCACTGCCTTCACTGCTCCATCGTCTGTAGTAGTATCGGAAAAGACCACCACAAGCAGACAGCAATAACACCAAGAACACTACACCAACCCTAAGGAGAAAACAGGCTTTTAATTCAACTTGGTTCTGACTAGTCCCAAAACCAACCTACTATAATGAAATCCTTAATTAACTGATATTTTGGGGAAAACTGAAGAGTCGAAGGAGGCTGAATCATTACAATTTCCTTTCATCAATAAATTTTGGTTTGAACATTAAATAAATTACGAAAAGATTCTGAAACATATAATCAAAATCATAATTATGCactcaccagtatatatatatatatagctgtggtttcggtgcattatacatgacagctagagactgagtatgaacgaatgtggcctttgttttcttttcctagcgctacctcgtgagcatgcagggggagggggttgtcttttcatgtgtggcggggtggcaatgggaatgaataaaggcagcaagtatgaattatgtacatgtgtgtatatgtatatgtctgtgtatgtatgtatatgtatacgctgaaatgtataggtatgtatgtgtgcttgtggatgtgtatgtatatacatgtgtatgtggatgggttgggccattcttttgtctgtttccttgcactacctcgctaacgcgggagacagcgacaaagtataataaatacaaatgtatatatatgttgaaatgtataggtatgtatatgtgcatgtgtgggcatgtatgtatatacgtgtatatgcgggtgggttgggccattctttcatctgtgtccttgcgctacctcactagcgcgaaagacagagacaaagtatgataaatatatatatatatatatatatatatatatatatatatatatatatatatatatatatatattttttcaaactattcgccatttcccacgttagcgaggtagcgttaagaacagagggctgggcctttgaggatatatgtgtcggaggtggagggaacgaggagaagagggagaccaaattggaggtggaaagatggagtgaaaaagattttgtgtgatcggggcctgaacatgcaggagggtgaaaggagggcaaggaatagagtgaattggagcgatgtggtataccggggttgacgtgctgtcagtggattgaatcaaggcatgtgaagcgtctggggtaaaccatggaaagctgtgtaggtatgtatatttgcgtgtgtggacgtatgtatatacatgtgtatgggggggggttgggccacttctttcgtctgtttccttgcgctacctcgcaaacgcgggagacagcgacaaaaaaaagaatatatatatatatatatatatatatatatatatatatatatatatatatatatatatatatatccagtttatatagaccttcactaatatcagtgttacaattctttgtgaacCCTACCGCTTGGTAAAAATGCAAAAGACATTGGGcagtaattatgatgaaaatgtgcagaatttttattttccaaagagaAAATAAGTTATACTCACCAAAAGtaccagaggctgtatacatAATCACAACATTGATTATCCCCACAGCAGTATTGTTCACTACCACAAAGGTCCCATTCACAGTAGTGACCAGCAACCTGTTACAAAAGAATTTTGCAGTTAGGATACAATTATGCACTGAATCCCACACAATCTATTTTCCATAATGGCTATCCTATCACCAGTAACTATGATATGTATAGTAGGCATTGTAAATAAAATGTTCTCTTAAAAGTTCTTTCACAGTAAAACTGCCAACCTAATCTGTGATGATCTTTCAAATAGGCATGGAAGCCTCTCTCAATTTTAGCATGTACAATATCATTTTAAGACATGAGTGTGGACTGCTAGGGAAATCTTGTATGGTTTCCATATGTTCTCTTAATTTTCAACAATTGCATTACTTAATTCTGTTTCACTTAACTCCATATGTTCCCGCACAGTTATACTATAACCTAAGCACCTTATTCATTAAAATAAAATTTTCTGAATCATGCGACTCCTATTGTATTCTAAATCTGCTacttttcttgtatttttcaaaCAATGCACTAGCTTTGCAAACATAACTGATCTATCCTAAAAGCTAATAACAAAGTAAGGCTATTCTAGATGATTATAAAACTATTTCTTTGTGATTCATTACAGAAAATATGTTTCATATTCAGTGCAGTAGTGATGTATAAATATAAATTACCACCATTCTATTAACTTATGTACATACCATCTCTTTAGTAAGACACATCCAACGTCACATGTAAAACTTCATTTTCACATCTTCATTAAAATCTTTAATGAAACAAATGACAAGCCCAGCAGTAGCATATTATACTGTTCATTAATACTATTCATTAATAATGAACAAAAGTTAGGACATGGTTGACAGGTCGATATCTATATGGAATTGGTTTGACAATGAGATTAATGCCTCTGATAAATCTGTGATTGTCACATCTCTAGAACTGgagttacttcctcacactaatGACTATTACTTTCTACTTCCTCTAGTCTACGTGACATTTGACAACCTTTTACACAACAGCTGCCATCTTGGATCTGGCTTACAAAGACAATGAAAGCCAAAGATTCTGCCTCATTTTGTGCGATTGATTCACCATCAACTCCTGAAGCAGAACAATGTTCAGCTGCTGTATATCCACTGATATGACTGAAGTACAAATCCACGCGTTACTAAAGCAATTAACCCCATGCTTAGTGCTCTCCATGGACATCAATAAGGTAGATTTTGTTAAAATCTTTCCACTACTGGGATTTTTCCAGTGTCAAGTCTACAATAACTTCATCTGCTAATGCATGTTATCAAGCCCCCAAGCCACTATTCAGaggaaaaatgtaaataaagattCCAAAACAAACCTACAAAGACCTTGAAAGGACTTTTACAAGATCTGCAGGACATGCGAAGAAAGCAAGACACACATTCTACACCAAAACTTACCTTTTCGGTCAAACAAAGGAATGCCAAATACTTGAGTAATGACAAAGCCATCCTTGTGACAGGGAGCCTTGTCAATTATTCTTAGAACAGGACAttgtcaactgctgcctcagtgTTTACTTCCTAGTAGCTACGCGGCAGATGGCTATTTTTTTCTCCAGAGCGAACAACCACCTGAGGCAACCAACTGCCCTCTTTTATGTAATTAAATGCCGTATGAAAACGTACATATGAAAAACTTATCGCTATCAAGTTACATAAGATTAAGTAAATATTTCTCTATAACAGGAATGAGGTTTACGTCATCAACATCTAAGCCAAAGagtcaatgataataatagatgaaCTGTAATACAGTTCAGGTTGGGTCAGGTTCATTGAGGCTTTCCCTAATGGCCTATAATGACAGATATTAATCATCGATGAAGTGTGAGTTCATTGGTGCATGATATAATTCCtagtgggaaaaaaaatgttttgctcTATATACTGAAAAGTGTTATTGAAAATAAAAATAGGAATGAACAGATTTGTGAAACTTATCCTAAATGCCTATATGAAGGAGAAATGTAAGAATTTACTTTCAAGATAATTAAACTCTACTCGACGTACTATTTCATAAATCTTTGCATTAACTTGATAGAATCAGTAAATGATGAAGGGATTATTTATTTCCAGTTATATCTACCAAAGATTTAGTGTATAGATTATGAGATTTTCTGtccatttatatatctattaacTATTTAAGTGGAGCTCGAACGTATTTTTGTTTACATACGCACAGTTTACAGGGTTGgattttctttaattcattttcCGTCTGTGTATTAAGTTATCACCTTCATCATGGTGTGTGAGAAGTGTCAGAAGAAACTTGGTAACGTGAGTAGTTTCTATCTCGTACATTTTAAATGTTTGATAAGGAATTATGACATAAATGGTTGTTACTTATCGAGGTCATAGGGTGGATATTTACACCTTTACAGCAACTTGAGAAACTTATAAGGTAATTTCTTGTGTGTGATAGTGTTTAATAGACTGCAAAAATCTAGTTTAGCTCCGCACTGCCAATAACTGATTCATATCAGTGATTTTCTTCTACAATGTTGTAGTGGTAAGAAAATAAAATATCTGTAGGGGAGAGTGATTTGGATAATCTTATTTTATTGTTATAAAATAAGGTGTTAGTAGTGGAGGTTATGTATATCAGGAAAAGATGGCTTTAACTAATGTGAAAGTaagtaaaatatatgtaaaaaatatatcataacctaTGGAAATCTGGAAAATTTCTGGTTTCAGGGCTCCAAAGAAATAACATGGATTGTGAAGACACACATGTTTTTGAACTCCTAAGGAGAATATATTTAGATCAGAGGAGCATGATCTGTAGCATTCTTTTGATCCTGTGGAAAGAAACAGTAACAGTGGAATTCGCTTTGAAGATTTCCAGTAGGAAAGGGAAACACTTCAAAATCAAATGAACATATGAAAACGTAACTTGATTATTGAAGCATGTGCTAAAGAATTCTTCCACATTATATGTACATTATATGTGAGAGATTTCAGTTCCGGGGTTTGTGTGGAACATCATGCGTGCAAGGACATAGTTGAGAGGTTCAGGATTTTATTTTCAAGAAAATAATTCAAATCAACATGAAAATCTAGGACTGGGTGGATAGTCAACAATGATGTTTATGTTTTGGATCAAATGGTCACAAATACTAAAGTTTTTTTAAGAAAGAGAGTTCACATTATATTAAACTTTGCATGCAAATGCTGTACATCAGTGAATGATTCTATAAGGAAAACGAAATGGTGTAACAGTTGACTTTAGAAAGATTAAGGATATTATGGAGAATAATCTGAGGAAAGAATGTCTTCAGGAaacaaattataataatcatGAGTGGATATTTTCCATAAAAGGATATTCAGCATAAAAATGTTCCTGTTAAATTGCCATATTCAAAGTAACAAGAGCAAATTTGAATATCTAATGAAGAGGGATATCGTAATAAAGATAGAGAAAAAACATATTCTGGCCCAGAAAACAGCCATTCAAGGAAGTCCAGAAACTAGGGAACAATAACATAGGATCCACAACCTATCAAGGAGAGAAATGAGGAAGTTAAGGAAAAGTTTTCATATGTTTTAACAATTAGAATGATCTGGTTATTATTGTTGTGATCTGATTTTGTTGGTTTTCTACAGGTCATTACACCAGACACTTGGAAGGATGGTGCACGTAACACAACAGAGAGTGGTGGACGCAAAATAAATGAGAACAAGCTTCTTACCTGCAAAAGAAATAGATTCAACCCCTATACTGTAAGCATTATATACCCATAGGTTATCTATTCACTTTCCTAAAACCCAGTCTCTTTGGATTTGTTAAGAAAATCCATTGGCCTACACAGAAATGCACTAGTTtgcttggttgtggatatggggctgtggtttcagtcaagtacatatgacagctagagaatggatgtgagcaaatgagatcttttctttgtttctggtgctaccaattattactattattattattattattattattagtaatattattaatattattattattattattattattattattattattattattattaacagttTATTGAACTAATTGTAGCCAGAGcctgaaaatatatagaaaaaaatagatacattAATGAGGAGTGCAGTTCTAAAAAGTAAGGTGCTGAACTATCATTGTACAGATACAATGGTGGAAGTTGATGTAAATTTTGGTTAAGATAGGGCTATTCTTGTAGCATGTGCTTGAATGTGTTCGGAAGGGAGTAAGAGGCCATAATTCAGGATTGTAGTTAGGTAAATAGAAATGGCTCTAAAAGAGTTGCGAAAGTACTGAAGACGATATCAATGAATACATTTTAGAAATTTTGCCATAGGTACAGATGTCATTGTTATATACAAAGAAGGCTAAAAGTGTAACATTCCTTTAGAGAATACTCCATCATTAATATTTTTGCAGTATATTCTCCCAAACTGAGACTGATTGGTGTGCAAAGGTGTTGGGATTAGGATCTCTTATGGGTTTGGGGATAAAAACCAGTTCCCACCTAAACCCAGACCATTTGCTCTGGctggggactttttttttttttcgagaaataTTTACTTGCCAGTAACCCACTGAATGCTGATGTGTCATATTCAGTACAGGATGCCTCCAACAGTTGACTTGAAGTGTGCTGTATTGGTGTTTAAAAATTCTGGCCATAGGAAACAGCAGTGTAGTTATTCAAGAAGCAACTGCTGGCACCTCAAACAATGttcctcattcctcacccataATTTTTTAACTCACGTGCTCAATAGTAATCAATATGTTAAAGGGAATAGCACATTTTTGTGATGCTTAGgcatcaaagaaaatatatatagataacatAGATTGTATATGATTTATAGATAATGAAAGGGATATTACTGGGAATTATAACACTCTTGCATAGTGAGACATATATATTAAGTCATTAATGGTGTCAAATCATATGCCTGGCAGTGCTGCAACATGACCATTTACTATATTGATAATTTCACCATACTTATAAACAGTGTGTTACTCTGTTGATGGATAgtttttttcagcaaaaaacaaacaaaaaacttgtAATTTCGAAGAATTAATTGGAAATTCCTGTAATGAGATCACACTAAATGTCTAGACTAGCCACAGACATTATGTTAATTGCACCACTTTGATGAAATCTCCACAACCCAGAATGGCTCACACTTCCAGTTTTCCCATCCCCCAAAACAAAATGTGCAAACCAGCTTTTCATAGATTCTGGGTTAAGAGAATTCAACATTCAGAGTGTCCAGGTTTTGGAGGATACAGTTTATACTACTATGTGCTGTTagtctttatcatttttctccctGGCTGATAGTTGGAATAGTAATGtaacaattttcatttttttcttttcagacaaAGTTTGTAGAGTGTCGAATCTGCCGGACAAAAGTACACCAGGCTGGTTCCAATTTCTGTCAAGGATGTGCTTATAAGAAGGGTATTTGTGCCATGTGTGGCAAAAAAATTCTTGATACCAAAAGTTACTGTCAGTCCTCTGCGTAGAGTACCCAATTCATACCTTCCTTAGTGACAGACATGCAAATGAATTTGAATCATATAAGCTGGTTATGATTATGTATATGGCAGGTATAACTAAACACATATCTTAGTTATTCTTCTTATATGGTAATTATGATACCAAGGAGTTGAAGTTTTTCTAGATTGTCAGTATGATTAATTGTATATGAAGAATTCTGTATATCTTAAGTTTAGATGTTCCTTGAGTTGTCAATATGATTAAATTTATTTAAAGAATTCTATATTTCTTTAGTTTGATTGCTTTCGAAGGCAGCATCAGGGAAGTTTTAATAGTACTGTACTGTAGCTGATATTGAAAGATCCAGGATTTCCATAATGAGTTGGATTTTAAGAAGGAATGTTATTACCATTTCCTAGTAAAGGAGTTTTTTATATCAATGTCATTTTTTTAAATCCACAAATATTCTTCGTATCCGAAATTATGCTACAGTATATGCATTTTCCTGTAGTACTTCCACCATAACTTATTTCCAATATTTCCCAATGGGTGCACTGAGGGAGGACACAAGCACACTCTTCTTTGGTCTTTTGACCAACCACTGGCTATCCTACATAttatttccttgattatttccaATACACACTTTAAATCACACATATTTTTTcccttacatattcgccatatcccgcgttagcgaggtagcgttgagaacagaggagtgagtatTAGAGggcaaatcctcacttggcccacctctctgttccttcttttggaaaattataaacaggaggggaggatttccagccccctgctcccatatatatat
The DNA window shown above is from Panulirus ornatus isolate Po-2019 chromosome 25, ASM3632096v1, whole genome shotgun sequence and carries:
- the LOC139757259 gene encoding cysteine-rich PDZ-binding protein, coding for MVCEKCQKKLGNVITPDTWKDGARNTTESGGRKINENKLLTCKRNRFNPYTTKFVECRICRTKVHQAGSNFCQGCAYKKGICAMCGKKILDTKSYCQSSA
- the LOC139757258 gene encoding uncharacterized protein, translating into MALSLLKYLAFLCLTEKVAGHYCEWDLCGSEQYCCGDNQCCDYVYSLWYFWVGVVFLVLLLSACGGLFRYYYRRWSSEGSGPPFPTNPAYTSLPTHISSQDPLFQITEDAVKPDL